In Quercus robur chromosome 10, dhQueRobu3.1, whole genome shotgun sequence, a genomic segment contains:
- the LOC126703112 gene encoding uncharacterized protein LOC126703112 isoform X1 produces MVLVCFVIDLRSLPPQLLRDVKQSLLEVANFYAISSESESLRDKIGLCYVFRNRISSSDELKIAYSPSPRGNFDLRDFHHAVNHLPTDSFLPEIDDPGDLKLSNILSDQVLYSWGVDKDIVRKVIVLSSCFPQYVDSHLQKSLMDAADKCVSVEFLLFEQKSGHLTDTLQNVSNFLRSISDLDNCSLQTYLPNVRVLHGLVKQWIEDLKDDMEKPLQARFLFKTNLVGSMNQISCNLYISVNKIVDGFSPCQTCRCHGMLLEDGIRNRIHGYSCPVTGHGLETCNVIESSVKVGEKTLLFLPSFQSSMKFQRIASIDFHVIERISLGSLSEGSIMGDSYFVIPSTCHEVEAASDDIDQSELNAQVFQGLCSALHSLDQGLVCSSNCNMETMREVAFHCYYILQPSDNGPMLLRRLAGSEEVSRVPDLNRCILSSITKEIQDSIQASLSKIELKDYDPMLHERGFHQKLNMLVKESLQFGSIPPKFEEAPSEPKLTQLDSSEEMVQSTSRLDVELTGEESSKFDMIEEDKTGTYIAEEWELLVVNEVPKIFSPVCISKPKLDQSVLSPSSSNRQLDVKTSRILERLEVPRQLKTKAVSPINTGSGMIDTCVPMKKPLIPSQCIDTTDQGSTTSQLIKPNFQRLKRKHK; encoded by the exons atggTACTGGTGTGTTTTGTGATTGATCTGCGGAGCTTACCTCCTCAGTTGCTCAGAGACGTAAAGCag TCCTTACTAGAGGTAGCTAATTTCTACGCCATTTCGTCGGAATCTGAGAGTCTGAGAGATAAGATTGGGTTGTGCTACGTGTTCAGGAATCGCATTTCTTCTTCTGATGAG CTGAAGATCGCTTACAGTCCCAGTCCTAGAGGGAACTTCGATCTACGCGACTTCCACCATGCTGTCAATCACTTGCCTACCGATTCTTTTCTTCCTGAAATCGACGATCCCGGGG ATCTAAAACTTTCAAACATCCTGAGTGATCAAGTTTTATATTCCTGGGGAGTTGATAAAGATATCGTGAGGAAAGTCATAGTCCTCAGCTCCTGCTTTCCACAATATGTAGACTCTCACTTACAAAAATCTCTCATG GATGCGGCCGACAAGTGTGTTTCTGTTGAATTTCTGTTATTTGAGCAAAAATCAGGCCATCTCACTGATACACTCCAAAATGTCAGCAATTTCCTCAGATCCATCTCAGATCTCGATAATTGCTCCCTTCAAACCTATCTTCCTA ATGTCAGAGTGTTGCATGGCCTGGTTAAACAATGGATAGAGGATTTAAAGGATGACATGGAAAAACCATTACAAGCTCGTTTTCTCTTTAAGACCAACCTTGTAGGATCGATGAATCAGATCTCCTGCAACTTGTACATATCTGTCAATAAAATAGTTGATGGGTTCAGTCCCTGTCag ACATGCAGGTGTCATGGAATGCTGTTAGAAGATGGCATAAGAAACAGGATACATGGATATTCTTGTCCAGTCACTGGCCATGGTCTGGAAACATGCAATGTGATAGAAAGCTCAGTGAAGGTTGGAGAAAAAACGCTCCTGTTTCTGCCGTCATTCCAGAGCTCTATGAAGTTTCAGCGAATTGCTTCAATTGACTTCCATGTTATTGAGCGGATTAGCTTGGGGTCTCTAAGTGAAG GCAGTATAATGGGTGATTCCTATTTCGTAATTCCATCAACTTGCCATGAGGTAGAAGCTGCTTCAGATGACATTGATCAGTCAGAGTTGAATGCTCAAG TTTTTCAAGGGCTTTGTAGTGCTCTACATTCACTGGACCAGGGTTTGGTATGCTCTTCAAATTGTAATATGGAAACCATGAGAGAGGTTGCTTTCCACTGTTATTATATTCTTCAACCTTCAGACAATGGTCCAATGCTTCTCAGG CGTCTTGCAGGATCAGAGGAAGTCTCTCGTGTTCCTGACCTCAATCGATGTATTCTTTCTTCAATAACTAAGGAAATTCAGGACTCCATTCAAGCCTCCTTGTCAAAG ATTGAACTAAAAGACTATGATCCAATGCTGCACGAGAGAGGCTTCCATCAAAAACTAAACATGCTCGTTAAAGAAAGCTTACAATTCGG GTCAATACCTCCTAAATTTGAAGAGGCACCCTCTGAACCAAAGTTAACCCAACTTGATTCTTCAGAAGAGATGGTACAATCCACTTCAAGACTAGATGTTGAACTCACAGGAGAGGAATCGTCAAAGTTCGATATGATTGAAGAAGACAAAACGGGCACGTATATTGCAGAAGAATGGGAGCTGCTGGTTGTCAATGAAGTTCCaaagatattttctccagtttgTATATCCAAACCCAAGTTGGATCAATCAGTTCTATCGCCTTCAAGTAGTAATAGGCAGTTGGATGTAAAAACTTCAAGGATTTTAGAGAGACTGGAGGTGCCAAGACAGTTGAAAACAAAAGCAGTTTCTCCCATTAACACAGGCAGTGGGATGATAGATACCTGTGTTCCAATGAAGAAGCCTCTTATCCCATCGCAGTGCATTGATACTACAGACCAAGGCTCGACTACAAGCCAGTTAATCAAGCCAAATTTCCAGAGATTAAAAAGGAAACATAAATGA
- the LOC126703112 gene encoding uncharacterized protein LOC126703112 isoform X2 — translation MVLVCFVIDLRSLPPQLLRDVKQSLLEVANFYAISSESESLRDKIGLCYVFRNRISSSDELKIAYSPSPRGNFDLRDFHHAVNHLPTDSFLPEIDDPGDVRVLHGLVKQWIEDLKDDMEKPLQARFLFKTNLVGSMNQISCNLYISVNKIVDGFSPCQTCRCHGMLLEDGIRNRIHGYSCPVTGHGLETCNVIESSVKVGEKTLLFLPSFQSSMKFQRIASIDFHVIERISLGSLSEGSIMGDSYFVIPSTCHEVEAASDDIDQSELNAQVFQGLCSALHSLDQGLVCSSNCNMETMREVAFHCYYILQPSDNGPMLLRRLAGSEEVSRVPDLNRCILSSITKEIQDSIQASLSKIELKDYDPMLHERGFHQKLNMLVKESLQFGSIPPKFEEAPSEPKLTQLDSSEEMVQSTSRLDVELTGEESSKFDMIEEDKTGTYIAEEWELLVVNEVPKIFSPVCISKPKLDQSVLSPSSSNRQLDVKTSRILERLEVPRQLKTKAVSPINTGSGMIDTCVPMKKPLIPSQCIDTTDQGSTTSQLIKPNFQRLKRKHK, via the exons atggTACTGGTGTGTTTTGTGATTGATCTGCGGAGCTTACCTCCTCAGTTGCTCAGAGACGTAAAGCag TCCTTACTAGAGGTAGCTAATTTCTACGCCATTTCGTCGGAATCTGAGAGTCTGAGAGATAAGATTGGGTTGTGCTACGTGTTCAGGAATCGCATTTCTTCTTCTGATGAG CTGAAGATCGCTTACAGTCCCAGTCCTAGAGGGAACTTCGATCTACGCGACTTCCACCATGCTGTCAATCACTTGCCTACCGATTCTTTTCTTCCTGAAATCGACGATCCCGGGG ATGTCAGAGTGTTGCATGGCCTGGTTAAACAATGGATAGAGGATTTAAAGGATGACATGGAAAAACCATTACAAGCTCGTTTTCTCTTTAAGACCAACCTTGTAGGATCGATGAATCAGATCTCCTGCAACTTGTACATATCTGTCAATAAAATAGTTGATGGGTTCAGTCCCTGTCag ACATGCAGGTGTCATGGAATGCTGTTAGAAGATGGCATAAGAAACAGGATACATGGATATTCTTGTCCAGTCACTGGCCATGGTCTGGAAACATGCAATGTGATAGAAAGCTCAGTGAAGGTTGGAGAAAAAACGCTCCTGTTTCTGCCGTCATTCCAGAGCTCTATGAAGTTTCAGCGAATTGCTTCAATTGACTTCCATGTTATTGAGCGGATTAGCTTGGGGTCTCTAAGTGAAG GCAGTATAATGGGTGATTCCTATTTCGTAATTCCATCAACTTGCCATGAGGTAGAAGCTGCTTCAGATGACATTGATCAGTCAGAGTTGAATGCTCAAG TTTTTCAAGGGCTTTGTAGTGCTCTACATTCACTGGACCAGGGTTTGGTATGCTCTTCAAATTGTAATATGGAAACCATGAGAGAGGTTGCTTTCCACTGTTATTATATTCTTCAACCTTCAGACAATGGTCCAATGCTTCTCAGG CGTCTTGCAGGATCAGAGGAAGTCTCTCGTGTTCCTGACCTCAATCGATGTATTCTTTCTTCAATAACTAAGGAAATTCAGGACTCCATTCAAGCCTCCTTGTCAAAG ATTGAACTAAAAGACTATGATCCAATGCTGCACGAGAGAGGCTTCCATCAAAAACTAAACATGCTCGTTAAAGAAAGCTTACAATTCGG GTCAATACCTCCTAAATTTGAAGAGGCACCCTCTGAACCAAAGTTAACCCAACTTGATTCTTCAGAAGAGATGGTACAATCCACTTCAAGACTAGATGTTGAACTCACAGGAGAGGAATCGTCAAAGTTCGATATGATTGAAGAAGACAAAACGGGCACGTATATTGCAGAAGAATGGGAGCTGCTGGTTGTCAATGAAGTTCCaaagatattttctccagtttgTATATCCAAACCCAAGTTGGATCAATCAGTTCTATCGCCTTCAAGTAGTAATAGGCAGTTGGATGTAAAAACTTCAAGGATTTTAGAGAGACTGGAGGTGCCAAGACAGTTGAAAACAAAAGCAGTTTCTCCCATTAACACAGGCAGTGGGATGATAGATACCTGTGTTCCAATGAAGAAGCCTCTTATCCCATCGCAGTGCATTGATACTACAGACCAAGGCTCGACTACAAGCCAGTTAATCAAGCCAAATTTCCAGAGATTAAAAAGGAAACATAAATGA